Proteins encoded together in one Pyxidicoccus trucidator window:
- a CDS encoding biotin transporter BioY, with the protein MSASTGAPPPRVLADVFARTRIHDGALVLGAALFTALLAQVAIAVPGSPVPITGQTLAVVLTAAALGPVRGTAGQLAYVLLGAVGLPFYSKGASGWAQVLGPTGGYLVGFIPAAFLVGLAARQGFDRLPWKAIPLFLVGQLVILAIGVTWLSVVVPLDLSTALHKGFLPFLPGGLLKAAIAGLWMPLAWRLVRLREP; encoded by the coding sequence TTGAGCGCGAGCACCGGTGCTCCACCGCCTCGCGTCCTGGCCGACGTCTTCGCACGCACGCGCATCCATGATGGGGCGCTCGTGCTCGGCGCCGCGCTGTTCACCGCGTTGCTCGCGCAGGTCGCCATCGCGGTGCCGGGCTCCCCTGTGCCCATCACCGGCCAGACGCTCGCGGTCGTCCTCACGGCCGCGGCGCTCGGGCCCGTGCGGGGCACGGCCGGGCAGCTCGCCTACGTCCTGCTCGGCGCGGTGGGACTGCCGTTCTACTCCAAGGGGGCCAGCGGCTGGGCCCAGGTGCTCGGGCCGACGGGCGGCTACCTGGTGGGCTTCATCCCCGCGGCCTTCCTCGTGGGGCTCGCGGCGCGGCAGGGCTTCGACAGGCTGCCGTGGAAGGCGATCCCGCTCTTCCTCGTGGGCCAGCTCGTCATCCTGGCCATCGGCGTGACCTGGCTCAGCGTGGTGGTCCCACTCGACCTCTCCACGGCCCTCCACAAGGGCTTCCTGCCCTTCCTCCCCGGTGGGTTGCTCAAGGCCGCCATCGCCGGCCTGTGGATGCCTCTCGCCTGGAGGCTCGTACGGCTTCGCGAGCCCTGA